Proteins from a genomic interval of Rosa chinensis cultivar Old Blush chromosome 2, RchiOBHm-V2, whole genome shotgun sequence:
- the LOC112189947 gene encoding leucine-rich repeat extensin-like protein 3 translates to MEPPLSSLIFVFIITICALLVDSQSQNVNSPPPPPPPPPPPPPPSPSPPPLLLESSSSPPPPHSQTPQPKPDSSTAQPPQESQSPPPPPARPPNHSNRPPSPRSRHNKHHPPPPPPRKGHNYNAGKKVGLLFAGIAAILQIGVVGFLVFKRNQLLKVRDRYENCS, encoded by the coding sequence ATGGAACCGCCATTGTCAAGCTTGATCTTTGTGTTCATCATTACCATATGTGCTCTTCTGGTTGATTCTCAATCCCAAAATGTCAACTCAccgcctccgcctccgcctccCCCACCGCCTCCGCCACCGCCGTCACCATCTCCACCGCCACTGCTACTGGAATCTTCATCCTCACCACCTCCGCCCCATTCGCAGACTCCACAACCTAAACCAGACTCTTCCACAGCACAACCTCCGCAGGAATCTCAAAGTCCACCCCCGCCACCTGCTCGGCCCCCAAATCACTCCAATAGACCACCATCGCCTCGCAGCCGGCACAACAAGCACCACCCGCCACCTCCACCGCCTCGTAAGGGGCACAATTACAATGCAGGGAAGAAGGTTGGGCTCTTGTTTGCCGGTATTGCTGCCATTCTTCAGATTGGTGTAGTTGGGTTCTTGGTTTTCAAAAGGAACCAGCTTCTCAAGGTCAGGGATAGATATGAGAATTGTTCTTGA
- the LOC112189816 gene encoding growth-regulating factor 5: MHKKRIQCPLPFLLLLLLLLLVKSPELLSLFSIVGSKMMSGGNPSSARNYRYPFTATQWQELEHQALIFKYMVSGVPIPTDLVYSFKRRLDSSISSRLFPHHPFGWGCYDMGFGRKIDPEPGRCRRTDGKKWRCSKEAYPDSKYCERHMHRGRNRSRKPVEASSSSSTTTPNNNNTIPTPPEYNPASIHKNLSKTSPSMFSSSFTNETPHTQHQSSSLYPFLSRPQGSGTNPQLFLNSGSYVSEADHRDYRYLQGTKEGVDHELAFFPAESSANARSLMSSYKGYSSQSQFQSLTDHYPQQQSQDEQHCYVLGTDFKSSRPIKTENKEADQTQKSLHHFFGDWPPKSTDTWLDLAPNSRLHNDG, from the exons ATGCataaaaaaagaattcaatgccctcttccttttcttcttcttcttcttcttcttctccttgttaAATCCCCAGAGCTGTTGTCTCTCTTTTCCATTGTGGGATCAAAAATGATGAGTGGAGGAAATCCAAGTAGCGCAAGGAATTACAGGTACCCTTTCACAGCAACACAGTGGCAAGAGCTTGAACACCAAGCTCTCATCTTCAAGTACATGGTCTCTGGAGTCCCCATCCCAACTGATCTTGTCTATTCCTTTAAAAGAAGACTGGACTCCTCAATCTCTTCCAGACTCTTCCCTCACCACCCTT TTGGGTGGGGTTGCTATGATATGGGCTTTGGCAGAAAGATAGACCCAGAGCCAGGAAGGTGCAGAAGAACAGATGGTAAAAAATGGAGGTGTTCAAAGGAAGCATACCCAGATTCTAAGTACTGTGAGAGGCATATGCACAGAGGCAGAAACCGTTCAAGAAAGCCTGTGGAAGCTTCTTCTAGTTCTTCTACTACAActcctaataataataatactattccAACACCTCCAGAGTACAACCCTGCTTCAATCCACAAAAACCTCTCCAAAACCTCCCCTTCAATGTTTTCCTCATCTTTCACCAATGAAACACCTCacacccaacaccaaagttcatCTCTTTATCCATTCCTTTCTCGGCCACAGGGTTCCGGTACCAACCCTCAACTTTTTCTCAACTCTGGATCTTATGTTAGTGAAGCTGATCACAGAGATTACAG GTATCTTCAAGGAACAAAGGAAGGTGTGGATCATGAGCTAGCCTTCTTTCCTGCAGAGTCTTCTGCAAATGCAAGAAGTTTAATGAGCTCCTATAAAGGCTACTCATCCCAATCTCAGTTTCAAAGCCTCACAGATCATTATCCACAGCAGCAATCCCAGGATGAGCAGCATTGCTATGTTTTGGGCACTGATTTCAAATCAAGCAGACCAATCAAAACAGAGAATAAAGAAGCTGATCAGACCCAAAAGTCCCTCCACCATTTCTTTGGAGACTGGCCTCCAAAGTCCACAGACACCTGGCTTGATCTTGCACCCAATTCCAGACTTCATAATG ATGGTTGA